The Gemmatimonadota bacterium genomic sequence CCTGTGGGTCGGCAGGGCCTTCCATGTAAACGATGTCTGTCGGCCCCAGGGGTTTGGCGTCACTGGTGAAGGGCCACGGCATGCAGATATTGCCGCCGCGCATCACGCCACGCCGATTAAAGGCCAGGTCGTCGCGAACGGCCTGCCCCATGGCGACCTGCACTGGCGTTAACGCATCGTTCGCTTCCTGGATCGCGCGGGTCGCGCCGGCGACGGCCTGCTTCGTATAAGCGGCTTCACTACCGGTGATGTGCTCCTGATTAGCTCTCAGGTCAAGCGGGAAATCCGGGTCGAGCATGAGGGCGCCGCAACTCGGCGCCGAGTGATTCTGCAATGAATGCACCATCACGGCGTGGGGTTCAAAGCCCAGCGCGGCAGCGCTTTCTCGAATGGCCCGGGTGTAGGGCAAAGTAACCGCCAACGTGTCTAACGTGATGATACACAATTTCGCGTCTTTTGCCTGGGCGACCATCACTTTGGCGTAAAGTGGATCAAGGATTTTTTGAGCAGGGCGGTGTTCTCCCATGCCGCTTCCGGCCAGGTGCGTGCCCAAAGGCGGTGTGATGCCGACGGCGGCTTGGCCTATTTGAAGCATAGCACAACATCCTTGACGGGGAATGACCGGGTTTTTGGCTGAATCAGTTCAATATACTCTTTATTTATGGTGAGTAATACTGAAATCGAACTGGGTAAGGCAAGCGTTATTTGAATTATAACTTGCACCATCACCCCATCGGGGATAAATTGCGGACGAAAGTCGTTTAACCTATCCATATCGTCATAGGAATAAAAGCCGAGATCACTAATTATCTTTATGCACTGGCTCTTTTTTTCTATTATCCTCGACTTCGGTTTTGTTCAGCTTTTCAAGCTGGGACAAAGACGCGGCTGTTACGCGCCAGTAGTTGTTTCTGTAAACTACCTCGTCTTGGCTCTCGCAATTGCCATTTATCTCTTTGTTACCGATGCGTGGACATTTCCCGCACTTGCCCTTTACACGGGGTTGGGTACTGGTACGGTTTTTATCAGTTCTATGTTGCTGATGAATCACGCGCTTACCCTCGCGCCCATCGGTTCTGTTGTTACGGCTTTCCGAATGTCCATTGTCATGCCTATTGTATTGGGCATTTATCTCTGGGGTGAGTCCATGGCCCCAACGCAGTTTGTGGGGCTGCTTCTCGCGCTCAGTGCGCTGGCACTTATGACTTCTCATCCGGGCAGAACCGCGCAGATCAGAGGAATAAAAGCATTTGGTTTGCTCATCGCGGTTTGTCTCTGCCAGGGCATAAGCCATACGTGCTTGCGATCTGTTCACTACAATGGTCTCGATCCCGTCTATTTACATGTCTTGATGTTCATCGGAGCAACCGCTGGACTGATAGGTGGTGTTGTCATTGCCCTGAAAAAACACCGACCACAAGGACCTGCGGTCAAACTCGGCATTTTTATTGGTCTTTACAATGTTCTGGCGCTTTGCGTCATTATGACCGCATTAAGCAAGTTGCCAGGCACGCTTTTTTTTCCGACATTGGGATGTAGCGTTGTTGTGCTGGATAACCTCTTCGCCCATTTCTACTGGAAAGAACGCCTCCCCCGACCCGCTATTGCCGGTGTGGGGATCGCTGTTCTTGCCGTTCTTCTGGTTTTGTGAAAAGGAGCTTTTATGAGCCGACCCAATATTGTTTTTGTATTCGCCGATGACTGGGGCTGGGGCGATTTGAGTTGTTACGGACATCCTCATGCCAGGACGCCAAATCTGGACCGCCTTGCCGCACAGGGTGCTCTTTTTTCTCAGTTCTACGTTTGCTCTGGAGTTTGTTCCCCAAGCCGAGCCGCTGTTATGACCGGGCGTTTTCCGGCGCACTGGGGCATACACGGGCATTTTGCACAGCACGAGCAAAACGCGGCACGGGGTATGCCCAATTTTCTCGATCCCGATGCGGTTACAGTGACGGGTCTGTTACAACAAAGCGGGTACGCGGTGGGGCACTTTGGCAAGTGGCATCTCGGTAGCGGCGCGGGCGCGCCCGCGCCTTATGATTACGGTATTGACGAGAGTAAAATCAATGTGGGAAATGGCCCGTTGCTCAATTTTACCGATTTGCAGACTGGCGAGGGCCGCAGCCGCTCTACAGAGGTGATTATTGATGAAACAATTGGTTTTATTGAGCGCAATAAAGACGAGCCTTTTTTTGTTCAGGCATGGCTCAATGATACCCATGCGATTCTCGATCCGACTGAAGAACAGATGGAGCCTTACAAGCAGTTCACGGCGAATGGTTTGGAAGACAAACACAAGGGCGCGTTGCGGATTTACTACTCGGTTGTCACCAATGCAGACCGCCACATTGGCCGGCTGATGGATAAACTCGACGAATTGAATTTGAGCGATAATACCATTGTCATTTTTTCTGCGGACAATGGTCCCGAAGATATCCATATTCGCAATGCCACGCATAGCGGTGTCGGTTCTTCCGGTCCTTTTCGCGGTCACAAACGCAGCTTGTACGAAGGCGGTGTGCGTACGCCTTTTATTATTCGCTGGCCCAATGGCGTTTCTGCCGGTCGCATTGATAATGATACGCCGTTTTGCGCGGTCGATTTTTTGCCCACTTTTTGCAATTTGGCGGGTGTTGATATCGATGGTCTGGTGCTCGACGGGGAAGATATGACCGATGCACTGCGCGGTCGTAGTGTTATGAGGAAAAAGCCGCTTATGTGGGAATGGCGGTTCAATATTGCCGGGCATTGTTTGCACAAAAGCCCCATGCTTTCTGTCCGCGAAGGCGATTGGAAATTGCTTTTGAATCCCGATCGCAGTCGCGTCGAGCTTTTCAATATTCCGCGAGATCCGATGGAACTCAACAATCGCGCAGAATATATGCCAGAGCGCGTCGCGGAAATGGCGGATCGGGTGCTCGCATGGCAAGATACTCTGCCCGAAGGCCCGATTGATGCCAATGCGGGGTCGAATGCGTATCCCTGGCCCGGCACGTTTTAGATATGGATGCACGTAAAACTGTACACGCCTATTTTGACGCGCTTACTGCGGGAGACGCCCGAAGATTGATCGGTCTGATGTCCCGCGCGCCCTATTATATCAAGATAGGTACAGATGAAAACGAATATATCCAGGGTGATGAAAATATACCCGGGTACTATCGTCATCATGTGGATAGTACTGAGGATTTTACCATTACATGCGATTATCTCGATGTTCAAGAGCGCGATACTATCGCATGGTTTTACACGCGTCAGACCTGGAATCTCAAATGGCAGGGCCAGCGCGAACAATTGGCTATGCGTTTGACGGGTGTTCTCGAAAAAGAAGATGATCAGTGGAAATTTGTTCAGATCCACGCCTCACTCGGCGTAACTGAATCAGGAGATATGCACGATGGATGAACTCGCTATTAACGGGGGCGCAAAGGCCAAGACCGTTCCGTATAATCAACCGAATAAATACACCGGTGAAGAACGCGAATTGTTGCTCGAGGTTCTCGATTCGGGTAAACTGATGGGGCCGGATGGGAAAGTCGCGGATTTTGAAGCTGAAGTCTGTCGCGCGTTCGATGTTAAACACGCGATTATGGTGACATCTGGCACGGTTGCACTGCAAACGGCTCTTGCCGCGCTGGGTGTGTCTGAAGGTGATGAGGTTATTACCACGTCTATGACGGATTTTGGTACGACTGCGGCTATTCTTGCACTGCACGCTATCCCGATTTTTTCTGATATCGATTTGTCAACCCGCCTGCTCGATCCTCAAAAGGTGCGCGAGAAAATTACCGATAAGACCAGGGTTATTATTACTGTCCACATGGCCGGTATGCCCTGTGATATGGATACGTTTCTGGAGATTAGCGAGGAGACGGGGGTCAAAATTCTCGAAGATTGCGCGCAGGCTCACGGCGCGACTTATCGGGGGCGATTTGTTGGTGCGATTGGACACGCCGCGGGATTTTCCATGAATGAATCCAAGCAGATTTCCACTGG encodes the following:
- a CDS encoding nuclear transport factor 2 family protein encodes the protein MDARKTVHAYFDALTAGDARRLIGLMSRAPYYIKIGTDENEYIQGDENIPGYYRHHVDSTEDFTITCDYLDVQERDTIAWFYTRQTWNLKWQGQREQLAMRLTGVLEKEDDQWKFVQIHASLGVTESGDMHDG
- a CDS encoding sulfatase-like hydrolase/transferase translates to MSRPNIVFVFADDWGWGDLSCYGHPHARTPNLDRLAAQGALFSQFYVCSGVCSPSRAAVMTGRFPAHWGIHGHFAQHEQNAARGMPNFLDPDAVTVTGLLQQSGYAVGHFGKWHLGSGAGAPAPYDYGIDESKINVGNGPLLNFTDLQTGEGRSRSTEVIIDETIGFIERNKDEPFFVQAWLNDTHAILDPTEEQMEPYKQFTANGLEDKHKGALRIYYSVVTNADRHIGRLMDKLDELNLSDNTIVIFSADNGPEDIHIRNATHSGVGSSGPFRGHKRSLYEGGVRTPFIIRWPNGVSAGRIDNDTPFCAVDFLPTFCNLAGVDIDGLVLDGEDMTDALRGRSVMRKKPLMWEWRFNIAGHCLHKSPMLSVREGDWKLLLNPDRSRVELFNIPRDPMELNNRAEYMPERVAEMADRVLAWQDTLPEGPIDANAGSNAYPWPGTF